A part of Hippea maritima DSM 10411 genomic DNA contains:
- the rsmA gene encoding 16S rRNA (adenine(1518)-N(6)/adenine(1519)-N(6))-dimethyltransferase RsmA: protein MEAKKQLGQHFLINEGVALKITERLKLADLIVEIGGGKGALTEKLKELGKKTVVVELDKDLLTTLKDKISGEDNIFLVRGDGRFFKLKKSAWVCGNLPYNVSKAIIKNFVFQNEFVEKMVFMVQKEVAETICAKTAQKRFSKFSVLCQLFYDVEKLFLVKPGSFLPQPKVDSAVVEFRRKKNLPNIDKGFFSFLNQLFFFPRKTVKNNLRIPLDEEVARKRPSDLTIEEMIMIWREKWQNS, encoded by the coding sequence ATGGAAGCAAAAAAACAGTTAGGGCAACACTTCCTGATTAATGAAGGGGTTGCCCTTAAAATAACAGAAAGGCTTAAGCTTGCAGATTTAATTGTAGAGATAGGAGGAGGAAAAGGGGCTTTAACAGAAAAACTAAAAGAATTAGGCAAAAAAACGGTCGTTGTAGAGTTAGACAAGGATCTACTAACGACATTAAAGGATAAAATCAGCGGGGAAGATAATATATTTCTTGTTCGTGGAGATGGTAGGTTTTTTAAATTAAAGAAATCGGCTTGGGTGTGTGGCAATTTGCCGTACAATGTCTCAAAAGCTATAATAAAAAACTTTGTATTCCAAAACGAGTTTGTTGAAAAAATGGTTTTTATGGTCCAAAAGGAGGTTGCCGAAACGATTTGCGCAAAAACAGCCCAAAAGAGGTTTTCTAAATTCTCTGTACTGTGCCAGTTATTTTATGATGTAGAAAAACTGTTTTTAGTAAAACCTGGATCATTTTTACCGCAACCCAAGGTAGACTCAGCAGTAGTTGAATTTAGAAGAAAAAAAAATCTCCCGAATATAGACAAGGGATTCTTCTCTTTCTTGAATCAACTCTTTTTCTTCCCCAGAAAAACGGTGAAAAATAATTTAAGAATACCACTCGATGAAGAGGTGGCAAGAAAAAGACCCTCTGACTTAACAATTGAAGAAATGATTATGATTTGGAGAGAGAAATGGCAGAATTCGTAA
- a CDS encoding 3'-5' exoribonuclease YhaM family protein: MYDCIEAIKQRKLKKIEGEAFLVSEKHILKARNGDEYVGLKLKDRTGIIDAKIWNNLLHLKDRFEAGDFVKIRGESNYYNDNWQVIIKDLERLDEKEVDKSAFLPSTKKDISKLQEELLALIDSLKHVGLKKLLEEIFLKEDFLEKFSKAPAAKTMHHAYVGGLIEHTVSVGKIASELSEEYPGIDRDLLVSCALLHDIGKVYELDPTTFNYTTEGKLIGHIVIGYTLVQNAIDKLNVLSEEKKLNLLHCILAHHGEYEYGSPKKPKTKEAVLINMIDVLDSRMQPVLDVKVDENTGWSDMVRIIGKSIYAPKSSKELL, from the coding sequence ATGTACGACTGCATTGAAGCAATTAAACAGAGAAAACTCAAAAAAATAGAAGGTGAGGCGTTTTTAGTTTCAGAAAAACATATCTTGAAGGCAAGAAATGGTGATGAGTATGTTGGTCTCAAGCTCAAGGATAGAACGGGCATAATTGATGCGAAGATATGGAATAACCTATTGCACTTAAAGGATAGGTTTGAGGCGGGAGATTTTGTTAAAATAAGGGGAGAAAGCAACTATTACAATGATAACTGGCAGGTAATTATAAAGGATTTGGAAAGGTTGGATGAAAAAGAGGTGGATAAGTCTGCATTCTTACCTTCAACAAAGAAGGATATATCTAAATTGCAAGAGGAGCTTTTGGCTCTTATAGATAGCCTGAAGCATGTAGGGTTGAAAAAACTCCTGGAGGAAATATTCCTGAAGGAGGATTTTTTAGAAAAATTTAGTAAGGCTCCTGCAGCCAAAACCATGCATCATGCGTATGTTGGCGGCCTTATTGAGCATACAGTCTCTGTGGGCAAGATAGCCTCGGAGCTTTCGGAGGAATACCCTGGCATTGATAGAGATTTGCTCGTTAGTTGCGCTCTTTTGCATGACATAGGCAAGGTGTATGAGCTTGATCCAACAACGTTCAATTACACTACGGAGGGTAAACTTATAGGACATATAGTTATAGGCTATACGCTTGTTCAAAATGCTATAGATAAGCTTAATGTGCTGAGCGAGGAAAAAAAACTCAACCTATTGCACTGCATATTAGCCCATCATGGCGAATATGAGTATGGCTCGCCCAAAAAGCCCAAGACCAAAGAAGCTGTTTTAATCAACATGATAGATGTTTTAGATTCAAGAATGCAGCCAGTTTTAGATGTAAAGGTTGATGAAAATACTGGCTGGAGCGATATGGTGAGAATAATAGGGAAAAGTATATATGCGCCAAAAAGCTCAAAAGAACTCTTGTAG
- a CDS encoding DNA polymerase III subunit delta' HolB: protein MEKYLNYFSAFILENAQREDALKFIEGFGFDRIVEFDVLKIDDVRKMKESSQTNLDKKMCFLIGRIGFDAQNAILKLIEEPPPLNWFIFYEPTNLLDTIYSRCQVIRLNRETSYLDGLEMVLENKEALLEYLFGLNQKEDIIKGIEVLCRILIKKGRVEQAEKLFEYIKTLREFNLNRNVLLMNIFVSLME, encoded by the coding sequence ATGGAAAAGTATTTAAACTATTTTTCTGCTTTTATATTGGAGAACGCTCAAAGGGAAGATGCACTAAAGTTTATTGAAGGATTTGGATTTGACCGGATAGTTGAGTTTGACGTTTTAAAGATAGATGATGTAAGGAAAATGAAGGAGTCAAGTCAAACCAATCTAGATAAAAAAATGTGTTTTTTAATAGGCCGTATTGGCTTTGATGCTCAAAATGCTATACTTAAACTTATAGAAGAGCCGCCGCCATTAAACTGGTTTATCTTTTATGAGCCAACCAATTTACTGGATACTATATATTCACGATGCCAGGTAATTAGGTTAAATAGGGAGACTTCTTATTTGGATGGTTTAGAGATGGTCTTAGAAAACAAGGAGGCTCTTCTTGAATATCTATTTGGTTTAAATCAAAAGGAAGATATAATTAAAGGTATTGAGGTCTTGTGTAGGATTCTCATAAAAAAAGGAAGAGTAGAGCAAGCAGAGAAGCTGTTTGAATATATAAAAACTTTAAGAGAATTTAATTTAAACAGAAACGTTTTGCTTATGAATATTTTTGTTAGTCTAATGGAGTGA
- the pdxA gene encoding 4-hydroxythreonine-4-phosphate dehydrogenase PdxA — translation MSDTRPILGVSMGDPAGIGVEVILKHIIYELSPKYRFVIFGSPDVFEFYMDKFNLALNINLIESPDEIPSLYKDGELNIIQATKLDTSKLKIGQLSSECGRAAFESFTSAIDAALKNRIDAIVTAPLNKEAMNLAGFKYPGHTEILAERTNTKDYVMMLAAKRFRIALVTTHVALRDVAKLITKERVLKTIRIVNNDLKKWFGIKAPRIAVASLNPHNSEGGIMGDEEEKHIVPAIKDAQKEGIVVEGTFSADTMFVKDRRSKYDCFISMYHDQGLAVLKALYFDNSVNITLGIPIIRTSPDHGTAFDIAGRFIANHKSFSEATRQAYRMSRWKQKNS, via the coding sequence ATGAGTGATACAAGACCCATTCTTGGCGTTAGCATGGGAGATCCTGCGGGTATAGGCGTTGAAGTTATATTGAAGCATATAATATACGAGTTATCCCCAAAATATAGGTTTGTTATTTTTGGAAGTCCAGATGTATTTGAATTCTACATGGATAAATTCAACTTAGCGTTAAATATAAACTTAATAGAGTCTCCGGATGAAATACCCTCTTTATATAAGGATGGTGAATTAAATATCATACAGGCAACAAAATTAGACACTTCCAAACTAAAAATAGGTCAGTTGAGCTCGGAATGTGGCAGGGCAGCTTTTGAAAGCTTTACATCTGCCATAGATGCAGCTTTAAAGAACCGAATAGATGCTATAGTCACAGCTCCACTAAATAAAGAAGCAATGAACCTGGCTGGATTTAAGTATCCTGGCCATACGGAGATATTAGCAGAAAGAACAAACACAAAAGATTATGTTATGATGCTTGCCGCTAAAAGATTTAGGATTGCACTGGTTACAACACATGTTGCATTAAGGGATGTAGCTAAGCTCATAACAAAAGAAAGGGTTTTAAAAACGATAAGAATAGTAAACAACGACCTGAAAAAGTGGTTTGGCATTAAAGCACCGCGTATAGCTGTTGCAAGCCTAAATCCGCACAACTCAGAGGGCGGAATCATGGGCGATGAGGAAGAAAAGCACATAGTCCCTGCCATAAAAGATGCCCAAAAAGAAGGTATAGTAGTAGAGGGAACTTTCTCTGCCGATACTATGTTTGTAAAAGATAGGCGTAGCAAATACGATTGCTTTATAAGCATGTACCACGACCAGGGATTGGCTGTCCTCAAGGCGCTTTACTTTGATAACAGCGTAAATATAACCTTAGGCATACCAATAATAAGAACATCGCCGGATCATGGAACAGCTTTTGATATAGCGGGCAGGTTTATAGCCAACCATAAGAGTTTTTCAGAAGCTACAAGGCAAGCATACAGAATGTCTCGATGGAAGCAAAAAAACAGTTAG
- the tmk gene encoding dTMP kinase: MRQKAQKNSCRYIAFEGIDASGKTTQAKLFVDFLKKEGFNVFFTKEPGGTIPFFREVLLNKQLVKQAQLFLFLADRAQTILTIKKKLDAGFVVVSDRSFYSTLAYQGFGDDMDIGFLKQANEIATGGLKPDLVFCIDITTNEMMNRLNKKDAIESKPVGFFERVRQGYIKLSKDYDNFYLVNGLRSIDDVFSEVVEIWKSI, from the coding sequence ATGCGCCAAAAAGCTCAAAAGAACTCTTGTAGATACATAGCTTTTGAAGGTATAGATGCAAGCGGCAAGACAACACAGGCAAAACTCTTTGTGGATTTTTTAAAAAAAGAGGGTTTTAATGTATTTTTTACAAAAGAGCCAGGAGGAACTATACCTTTTTTTAGAGAAGTTTTATTGAATAAGCAGCTTGTTAAGCAGGCTCAACTTTTTCTATTTTTGGCAGATAGGGCACAAACGATTTTGACTATTAAAAAGAAGCTCGATGCCGGTTTTGTTGTTGTGAGTGATAGAAGTTTCTATTCAACTTTGGCTTATCAAGGTTTTGGCGATGATATGGATATCGGTTTTTTGAAACAAGCAAACGAAATTGCTACAGGTGGTCTAAAGCCGGATTTGGTGTTTTGCATTGATATAACTACGAATGAGATGATGAACAGGTTAAATAAAAAAGATGCAATAGAGTCAAAGCCTGTAGGGTTTTTTGAAAGGGTTAGGCAGGGATATATAAAACTGTCTAAGGATTATGATAATTTTTATCTGGTGAATGGACTTAGAAGTATAGATGATGTATTTAGCGAAGTTGTGGAGATATGGAAAAGTATTTAA
- a CDS encoding ribonuclease J, which yields MAEFVNVVALGGLDEIGLNSTVFETQNDMILVDAGLMFPEEDMLGVDIVIPDFSYIYENKDKLRALILTHAHEDHVGAIPYLLQNINVPIYGTKLTLGLVKAKLKEFKITNVQFVEIEPSRKFQIGDFELEPIRTTHSIVDGVGFAITTDVGVIIHTGDFKIDQTPVDGKPFDMLKFSEYGSKGVKLLLSDSTNATVKGFTGSEKEIKRGFLDIFSSAKGRILVVTFASNIHRIQQVVNTAIETNRKVCITGKSMVQNATIARQLGYLSIPDNVLVCEDEIAKFSDKELIIVTTGSQGEPMSGLSRIALGEHKNIKIKPTDTVVISAKAIPGNERAILKVINTLSRKGAKVFYEGNSNVHVSGHASQEELKLMINMVRPQYFMPIHGEYMMRRQHASIAEELGIPSRNIFTIDNGDVLTLTKDNAKMEQKIRTGRVFVDGKGVGDVEDVVIRDRIKLSTDGFVVVIVTVSNTTGELLSDPEIITKGLLYEEKSQKLLHEATMMVKNLINQSGVDLKTDAYEIKKKIRKAMNKFLHKKLMRNPMVLPIIMEI from the coding sequence ATGGCAGAATTCGTAAATGTAGTAGCCTTAGGAGGCTTGGACGAGATAGGATTAAACTCAACGGTATTTGAAACTCAAAACGATATGATTCTTGTAGATGCTGGGTTAATGTTTCCTGAAGAAGACATGTTGGGCGTGGATATAGTAATACCAGATTTCAGCTATATCTATGAAAATAAAGACAAATTAAGGGCTCTAATTTTAACCCATGCTCATGAGGACCACGTAGGAGCTATACCTTATCTTTTGCAAAACATCAATGTGCCCATATATGGCACAAAGTTAACGTTGGGTCTTGTAAAGGCCAAGCTAAAGGAATTTAAAATAACCAACGTTCAATTTGTAGAAATAGAACCCTCAAGGAAATTCCAAATTGGCGATTTTGAGTTGGAACCCATAAGAACCACACATTCCATTGTAGATGGAGTAGGATTTGCCATAACCACAGACGTGGGCGTCATCATCCATACAGGAGATTTTAAGATAGACCAAACACCGGTTGATGGTAAACCTTTTGACATGCTGAAATTTTCCGAGTACGGCTCAAAAGGCGTAAAACTCCTATTAAGCGACAGCACAAATGCAACCGTCAAAGGTTTTACAGGCTCAGAAAAGGAGATAAAGAGGGGCTTTCTTGATATATTCTCATCAGCCAAGGGAAGAATTCTTGTGGTAACATTCGCATCAAACATACATAGAATTCAACAAGTCGTAAATACAGCCATAGAAACAAACAGAAAGGTCTGTATCACAGGCAAAAGCATGGTGCAAAATGCCACAATAGCAAGGCAGCTTGGCTATCTGTCCATACCGGACAATGTCTTGGTTTGCGAGGATGAGATAGCCAAATTCTCAGACAAGGAACTCATCATAGTAACAACAGGCTCCCAGGGAGAACCTATGAGTGGCCTTTCAAGAATAGCATTGGGAGAGCACAAAAACATCAAAATAAAACCCACAGATACGGTTGTTATTTCAGCCAAAGCAATCCCCGGCAATGAAAGGGCAATACTCAAGGTGATAAACACCCTATCAAGAAAAGGTGCAAAAGTATTCTATGAGGGTAACTCAAATGTCCACGTCTCTGGCCATGCATCGCAGGAAGAATTAAAACTCATGATAAATATGGTAAGACCACAGTACTTTATGCCCATACACGGCGAATATATGATGAGAAGACAGCATGCAAGCATAGCAGAGGAGTTAGGTATACCCTCACGCAACATCTTCACCATAGACAACGGAGATGTGCTTACATTAACCAAAGATAATGCGAAGATGGAACAAAAAATCAGAACAGGAAGGGTATTCGTCGACGGTAAGGGCGTAGGGGATGTTGAAGATGTTGTGATAAGGGATAGAATAAAACTCTCAACGGATGGATTTGTGGTGGTAATTGTTACAGTAAGTAATACAACAGGAGAACTTTTAAGTGACCCTGAAATAATCACAAAAGGACTTCTATATGAGGAAAAATCCCAAAAACTATTGCACGAAGCCACAATGATGGTTAAAAACCTTATAAACCAAAGCGGTGTAGATTTAAAAACCGATGCTTATGAAATAAAGAAAAAGATAAGAAAGGCAATGAATAAGTTTTTACATAAAAAACTCATGAGAAACCCAATGGTTCTGCCGATAATAATGGAGATATAA
- a CDS encoding FtsK/SpoIIIE family DNA translocase, producing the protein MKRLNGFVLFNLFISLILLLSLISYNFNDTFYPHTQIKNFVGLFGSNMAYFILNRFGIAGYLTPFLLALSSFSYLKSPLKFGRSIIFWAVFLILLDVILYAIAGINRANLISRGYFFCGAIGYMIGSSVEFLLGKIGTFLIILPIAAISLYLSQKEFFSLFTTKLHSKPKEKKEQKQAAEEKTSKKKVKATDKSEENQSISQVRNENEEEPKEEHPPQTNNENSQTPFEIDTQYLKNQKETLIDKIQTKTEDGYTFPPIDLLDEPIKVGNDELNREEIEENARKLEEKLKHFGVEGKIVSVKPGPVVTMYEFRPRSGIKISKIANLYNDLALAMEAMSVRIIAPVPGKAVVGIEISNRHRQTVYMKEIISSKTFINSQSRLTLGLGKDTVGSPFVADLTKMPHLLIAGATGSGKSVSLNTMIVSILYKAKPDEVKFVMIDPKILELSIYDGIPHMMMPVVTDPKEAAAALSALINEMETRYKIMYEAGVRNIEGFNKKAKARQIDYPPMPYIVVVVDELADLMMTSGKKVEMYIERLAQKARASGIHMIVATQRPSVDVVTGLIKANFPARISFKVTSKVDSRTILDTQGAEALLGRGDMLFMQPGASSLERIHGAFISDNEIKQITDFVKTQGEPEYNEELMEATKEVSQIEDDEELDPMFDEAVQIIKDGGNPSISYLQRRLKIGYNKAARIVEQMEKKGILSKPDHRGKREILI; encoded by the coding sequence ATGAAAAGGCTAAACGGATTTGTTCTGTTTAATTTATTCATATCATTAATACTGTTGCTTTCACTTATATCGTATAATTTTAACGACACATTTTATCCGCATACTCAAATCAAAAACTTCGTAGGGCTATTTGGTTCAAATATGGCCTATTTCATCCTAAACAGATTTGGGATAGCAGGATACCTAACACCGTTTCTACTTGCCCTAAGCTCATTCTCATACCTAAAAAGTCCATTAAAGTTTGGCAGAAGCATTATCTTTTGGGCAGTTTTTTTAATTCTCCTTGATGTAATACTTTATGCGATTGCCGGCATCAATAGGGCAAACCTAATCAGTAGAGGATATTTCTTCTGCGGTGCTATAGGCTATATGATAGGCTCATCTGTAGAATTTCTTTTGGGCAAAATCGGAACATTTCTAATAATTCTACCTATAGCAGCCATCAGCTTATATTTAAGCCAGAAGGAATTCTTCTCACTCTTTACTACAAAACTACACTCTAAGCCCAAAGAAAAAAAAGAACAAAAGCAAGCAGCCGAAGAAAAAACATCAAAAAAAAAAGTTAAAGCAACAGACAAATCAGAAGAAAACCAATCAATAAGCCAAGTTAGAAACGAAAACGAAGAAGAACCAAAAGAAGAACACCCACCACAAACAAACAACGAAAACAGCCAAACCCCATTTGAAATAGACACTCAATACCTAAAAAATCAAAAAGAGACTTTAATCGATAAAATTCAAACAAAAACGGAGGATGGCTACACCTTTCCACCCATTGATTTGCTGGATGAGCCAATCAAGGTAGGAAATGATGAGCTAAATCGAGAAGAAATAGAGGAAAATGCAAGAAAACTTGAGGAGAAGCTCAAGCACTTTGGCGTTGAGGGTAAGATAGTAAGCGTAAAACCGGGCCCTGTGGTCACTATGTATGAATTTAGACCGCGCTCTGGCATCAAAATAAGCAAAATAGCCAACTTATACAACGATTTGGCCTTGGCCATGGAGGCTATGTCAGTAAGAATCATTGCACCAGTGCCTGGCAAGGCCGTTGTAGGTATAGAGATATCAAATAGACACAGACAGACCGTTTACATGAAAGAAATCATATCATCTAAAACGTTTATAAATTCTCAATCTAGACTAACTTTAGGGCTTGGCAAGGATACCGTAGGTAGCCCTTTTGTGGCCGACCTAACAAAGATGCCACATCTTTTAATAGCTGGTGCTACAGGCTCTGGTAAAAGTGTCTCGCTAAATACGATGATAGTAAGCATACTTTACAAGGCTAAACCCGATGAGGTCAAATTTGTCATGATAGACCCAAAAATATTAGAGCTTTCCATATACGACGGCATACCGCATATGATGATGCCCGTGGTTACAGACCCAAAAGAGGCAGCGGCGGCCTTAAGCGCACTGATAAATGAAATGGAGACACGTTATAAAATTATGTATGAGGCCGGTGTTAGAAATATTGAAGGTTTTAACAAAAAGGCAAAGGCAAGACAAATTGACTACCCACCTATGCCTTATATAGTAGTTGTGGTCGATGAGTTAGCCGACCTTATGATGACTTCAGGCAAAAAGGTTGAAATGTATATAGAAAGGCTAGCACAAAAGGCTAGGGCAAGCGGTATACATATGATAGTTGCAACACAAAGACCCAGCGTTGATGTTGTAACAGGTCTGATAAAGGCAAATTTCCCTGCAAGAATATCATTCAAGGTCACATCCAAGGTGGATTCAAGAACAATCCTTGACACCCAGGGCGCTGAAGCACTCCTTGGTAGAGGGGATATGTTATTTATGCAACCAGGGGCGTCCTCACTGGAAAGGATACACGGGGCATTCATAAGTGATAATGAGATAAAACAGATAACAGACTTTGTCAAAACCCAGGGTGAGCCTGAATACAATGAGGAGCTGATGGAGGCAACAAAAGAGGTTAGCCAAATTGAAGATGATGAAGAACTTGACCCTATGTTCGATGAGGCTGTACAAATCATAAAAGATGGAGGCAACCCAAGCATATCCTACTTGCAGAGGAGATTGAAAATAGGCTACAATAAAGCGGCAAGAATTGTTGAACAGATGGAAAAAAAAGGTATACTATCAAAACCCGATCACAGGGGAAAACGGGAAATCCTGATTTGA
- a CDS encoding peptidyl-prolyl cis-trans isomerase encodes MANKLIKLVVLVAVFVLVGFSSEAKTVDKIIATVNGKPITTYELQNLAGFYRVNNLNTLLNEVIDDYLIRQYANNMGIIVSDEDVEKYIQQMAEANNLSEDEFLAKLKESNIDLNYYKEGIKLRLYRIKFARRVFLSSIKITDKDIENYYNLHKDKFKGKSKVLVLSIITLGDLETAKKVYSLLKKGKSFEDLLNKYSTTKESTRKVPIETLNPYLQKKLLSLKPNQYTDIIQSAGKFYIVKLLGTEEGESIKDTIRNTLIDQQITAKLKSWLKMIRARSDIEVFQK; translated from the coding sequence ATGGCAAATAAGTTAATTAAGTTGGTAGTGTTAGTGGCTGTTTTTGTGCTCGTTGGATTTTCATCCGAGGCAAAAACAGTGGATAAAATAATAGCCACGGTTAATGGGAAACCGATAACCACATATGAGCTACAGAATTTGGCAGGTTTCTATAGGGTTAACAATCTAAACACCCTGCTAAACGAGGTTATAGACGACTACCTGATAAGACAATATGCAAACAATATGGGAATTATTGTAAGTGATGAGGACGTAGAAAAATATATACAGCAAATGGCTGAAGCAAACAACTTAAGCGAAGATGAGTTTTTGGCCAAGCTTAAAGAAAGCAATATAGATTTAAACTACTACAAAGAGGGCATAAAGCTCAGGCTATACAGGATAAAATTTGCAAGGCGGGTCTTTTTATCCTCGATAAAGATAACAGATAAGGATATAGAAAACTACTACAATCTCCACAAGGACAAGTTTAAAGGCAAAAGCAAGGTTTTGGTTTTGAGTATAATAACTTTAGGCGATTTAGAAACAGCAAAAAAGGTATACAGCTTATTGAAAAAGGGGAAAAGCTTTGAAGATTTGTTAAATAAGTACTCAACTACTAAAGAATCAACACGAAAAGTGCCGATAGAGACTTTAAATCCATACCTTCAAAAAAAACTTCTAAGCTTAAAACCAAATCAATACACAGATATCATACAATCAGCTGGCAAGTTCTATATAGTCAAGCTATTGGGAACAGAAGAGGGAGAAAGCATAAAAGACACAATAAGAAACACCCTAATAGACCAGCAGATAACGGCCAAATTAAAGAGTTGGCTTAAAATGATTCGAGCCAGATCGGATATAGAAGTATTTCAAAAATGA
- a CDS encoding PSP1 domain-containing protein, translating to MKIAIVEFMRVGQLYPYTFDGELNIGDMVVAEYERGLGMGKVVKVYETDSLDEDIRSIVRKATEEDFKIYQENKEIEKEAFRVCRKEIEDLQLHMKLVKVDCMMDRKKIVFYFTSPTRVDFRTLVKRLASVFKTRIEMRQIGVRDEARIIGGLGLCGDELCCSRFLRTFNPVSMKMTKEQNLNINVKKISGACGRLMCCLWYEHETYEEFLKTAPPMDSIGRAGDVEGRVVYINPIKKTVILRTQDGLMVEVSVSDVEMLAPPREDSLKEHKEGVE from the coding sequence ATGAAGATAGCGATAGTTGAATTTATGAGAGTGGGTCAGCTGTATCCATATACATTTGATGGTGAATTAAATATTGGAGATATGGTTGTTGCAGAGTATGAGCGTGGACTTGGTATGGGTAAGGTTGTCAAGGTTTACGAAACCGATAGCTTAGATGAGGATATAAGATCAATAGTTAGGAAAGCCACAGAAGAAGATTTTAAAATTTATCAGGAGAATAAAGAGATTGAAAAAGAGGCCTTCAGGGTATGTAGAAAGGAGATTGAAGATCTTCAATTGCATATGAAGCTTGTCAAGGTAGATTGTATGATGGATAGAAAAAAGATAGTGTTTTACTTTACATCTCCAACCCGAGTTGACTTTAGAACACTTGTTAAAAGATTGGCCTCTGTATTTAAAACCCGAATAGAGATGAGGCAGATTGGCGTTAGGGATGAAGCGCGCATTATAGGCGGATTGGGTCTATGCGGTGATGAGTTGTGTTGTTCCCGCTTTTTGCGTACATTTAACCCAGTGTCTATGAAGATGACAAAGGAGCAAAATCTAAATATAAACGTTAAGAAAATCTCTGGCGCATGCGGTAGGCTTATGTGCTGTTTGTGGTATGAACATGAAACGTATGAAGAATTTTTGAAAACAGCACCCCCTATGGATTCTATAGGTAGAGCTGGAGATGTTGAGGGTAGGGTAGTCTACATAAACCCCATTAAAAAGACGGTGATATTGAGAACACAAGATGGCTTAATGGTAGAGGTTTCAGTAAGTGATGTTGAAATGCTTGCTCCTCCAAGGGAGGATAGCCTTAAAGAACATAAAGAAGGAGTAGAGTGA
- a CDS encoding RNA-binding S4 domain-containing protein, translated as MRLDQFLKETRIIKRRTLAKQMCDEGFVLINSKKAKASYEVKIGDIIDIYFKQKKIKYRIESIPQKGTRKNEASEYYTLLGEEYYE; from the coding sequence ATGAGGCTTGACCAGTTCTTAAAAGAAACACGCATAATAAAAAGACGCACACTGGCAAAGCAAATGTGTGATGAAGGTTTTGTTTTGATAAATTCAAAAAAAGCCAAAGCATCTTATGAGGTTAAAATAGGTGACATAATAGATATATACTTTAAACAGAAAAAGATTAAGTATCGCATTGAATCTATACCTCAAAAAGGCACAAGGAAAAATGAGGCTTCAGAATATTACACATTATTGGGTGAGGAGTATTATGAGTGA